A single window of Clostridia bacterium DNA harbors:
- the scfB gene encoding thioether cross-link-forming SCIFF peptide maturase, producing the protein MVHTFRQNGLNIALDVESGAVHLPDDVSYAVLSAYPDKLPAADEAAEKLGASFGETAVREAVAEIAELAADDMLYTAAEEIPAPVYSSLMPIKAMCLHVAHDCNLRCGYCFASQGDYHGARGIMPPETGRKAIDFITAASKGRKNIEIDFFGGEPTMAMKTVRETVAYARSVEKEQGKNFRFTLTTNGLLLNDDNIDFINAEMSNVVLSLDGRRIVNDKMRKCVDGSGSYDIIVPKFKKLLEKRGKDKSYYLRGTFTRENLDFAADFEHIYGLGFDEISIEPVTAPADKSYALRDEDLPRIAEEYEKLTNIILKLRAEGKKVNFFHFMVDLDGGPCAVKRLKGCGAGNEYAAVAPDGSIYPCHQFVGMEEYRIGSLDEGIVRDDIRGIFARSSIMSKPKCADCFAKYNCSGGCAAGNIFYGGSIDSPNEQACFMQKKRLECALLLKAAEAGAHVEF; encoded by the coding sequence TCGACGTGGAGAGCGGCGCGGTGCACCTGCCGGACGACGTTTCCTACGCCGTGCTTTCAGCGTATCCGGACAAGCTGCCGGCGGCGGATGAAGCCGCCGAAAAGCTCGGGGCCTCCTTCGGCGAAACCGCCGTGCGCGAAGCGGTCGCGGAGATTGCGGAGCTCGCCGCCGACGATATGCTTTACACCGCGGCTGAGGAGATCCCCGCGCCGGTGTATTCCTCGCTCATGCCGATAAAGGCGATGTGTCTGCACGTCGCGCACGACTGCAACCTGCGCTGCGGCTACTGCTTCGCCTCGCAGGGCGACTACCACGGAGCGCGCGGCATAATGCCGCCCGAAACCGGCAGAAAAGCGATAGACTTCATTACCGCCGCCTCGAAGGGCAGAAAGAATATCGAGATCGACTTCTTCGGCGGCGAACCCACGATGGCGATGAAAACCGTCAGAGAGACAGTCGCCTACGCCAGAAGCGTCGAAAAAGAGCAGGGAAAGAACTTCCGCTTCACGCTTACGACGAACGGCCTGCTTCTCAACGACGATAACATTGACTTCATAAACGCCGAGATGAGCAACGTTGTGCTTTCGCTTGACGGCAGAAGGATTGTCAACGATAAAATGCGTAAATGCGTTGACGGTTCCGGCTCCTACGACATCATAGTTCCGAAGTTCAAAAAGCTCCTCGAAAAGCGCGGGAAAGACAAGAGCTACTACCTGCGCGGGACCTTCACCCGCGAAAACCTCGATTTTGCCGCGGATTTCGAACATATCTACGGTCTCGGCTTCGACGAGATATCCATCGAGCCGGTAACCGCGCCCGCGGACAAAAGCTACGCGCTCCGCGACGAAGATCTGCCGCGCATCGCCGAGGAGTATGAGAAGCTTACAAATATCATCCTTAAGCTTCGCGCCGAAGGCAAAAAGGTCAACTTCTTTCACTTTATGGTCGACCTCGACGGCGGACCCTGCGCAGTCAAGCGTCTCAAGGGCTGCGGAGCGGGCAACGAATACGCTGCGGTCGCTCCAGACGGAAGCATTTACCCGTGCCATCAATTCGTCGGCATGGAAGAATACAGGATCGGCTCTCTCGACGAGGGCATCGTCCGAGACGATATCCGCGGGATATTCGCCCGGTCGAGCATCATGTCGAAGCCGAAGTGCGCCGACTGCTTCGCGAAATACAACTGCAGCGGCGGATGCGCCGCCGGCAATATTTTCTACGGCGGCAGCATCGACTCGCCGAACGAACAGGCCTGCTTCATGCAGAAAAAGCGCCT